One Acropora palmata chromosome 2, jaAcrPala1.3, whole genome shotgun sequence genomic window carries:
- the LOC141874737 gene encoding uncharacterized protein LOC141874737, translated as MLVVCNLVSVFGVLLGPSFLLSLQYSDASHVNRKSQEKRQNFASYYGYQQSKSRLPSSFSRQYYYPDPRYRYNSRFASQIGAGQTNWPMTRQQTVGHFVHSQPQPRRQFNSNYYPQRKHYRDWSQKVLATNTYERQLENEMAKQHRLPPQEGNTNHGRGEIQVFVAGVNANGKLQGEWINEKKFENELRNQRLIKNKPSAQNVASAITNTQLPAPPNFIQQGVSAFSVTNSNSGLFKNQPKFSKLAGTQTKINPLSYKEYVTNRHDPNTNSGLPTAEFRYQNLERGTQTNIKVSAEKPRLYGTILSDNLGGAVLGPNAHSLLQSESLQQNPTSSSLGNLSGGVSSPIQPNRNSPPKSNMLPKDGHAAPGENSNANVHGQNKNANTQHGNVKSPANLHGNVLDSLPQKNVASHSPNINSSPATFGPISMQDQVTNGGPRKGLALDPAHIDKTTAQNLSAELAIITGSQEQSKGNTKQSSNTAPINKNSSSKASAPEKSNPNHGRLDTELALKKFLSSPNEVVRPLSGLSPNLVGNGLSSQQAMPSFPAFRYEANHPDTRQGIFKGYRRNNIPHPPFSVNEKKVEVPHRGPLPYKGSFPLMLHKISPYLKMKRNLKLTSSNGKGKERRRFLELQTN; from the exons ATGTTGGTGGTATGCAATTTAGTATCTGTTTTTGGAGTCCTCCTCGGACCCTCATTCCTGCTATCATTGCAGT ATTCAGATGCTTCGCATGTTAACAGGAAATCTCAAGAAAAACGCCAAAACTTTGCCTCTTATTATGGTTACCAGCAAAGTAAATCCCGGTTGCCATCATCGTTTTCACGACAATACTACTACCCAGATCCCAGGTACCGTTATAATTCACGCTTCGCAAGTCAAATTGGAGCTGGACAAACCAACTGGCCAATGACACGACAGCAAACAGTGGGACATTTTGTACATTCACAACCACAACCGCGAAGACAATTCAACTCTAATTACTATCCTCAACGTAAACACTACAGGGACTGGTCTCAAAAAGTGCTGGCGACAAATACTTATGAACGGCAATTGGAGAATGAAATGGCTAAGCAACATAGACTTCCGCCTCAAGAGGGAAACACCAATCACGGTCGTGGGGAAATCCAGGTTTTTGTTGCAGGAGTAAACGCCAATGGGAAACTACAGGGTGAATGgatcaatgaaaaaaaatttgaaaatgaattgagAAATCAACGTCTGATCAAGAACAAGCCTTCAGCACAAAATGTGGCTTCTGCAATTACAAACACACAGTTGCCTGCGCCACCGAATTTCATTCAACAAGGTGTCTCTGCGTTTAGTGTAACAAATAGCAACAGTGGCCTTTTTAAAAACCAaccaaaattttccaaactcGCCGGAACCCAAACTAAAATAAATCCGCTATCCTACAAAGAATATGTAACGAACAGACATGACCCGAACACCAATTCAGGCTTACCCACTGCTGAATTCAGATATCAAAATCTTGAGCGTGGAACACAAACCAACATCAAAGTTTCAGCTGAAAAACCAAGATTGTATGGAACAATTTTGAGTGATAACCTTGGTGGAGCTGTGTTGGGGCCAAACGCTCACTCACTGCTGCAGTCGGAATCTTTGCAACAAAATCCTACGAGTAGCAGTCTCGGAAATCTCTCGGGAGGAGTGAGTTCACCAATTCAACCTAATAGAAACTCTCCTCCCAAGTCAAATATGTTACCAAAGGATGGTCACGCGGCACCTGGGGAAAATTCAAATGCCAATGTGCAcggacaaaataaaaatgctaacACTCAACATGGCAATGTCAAATCTCCTGCAAACCTCCATGGAAATGTGCTTGATTCGTTGCCGCAAAAGAATGTTGCAAGTCATTCACCCAATATAAACTCTTCTCCCGCAACATTCGGTCCCATTTCGATGCAAGATCAAGTAACAAATGGAGGGCCTCGGAAGGGCCTGGCTTTAGATCCAGCTCACATCGATAAAACCACTGCTCAAAATCTCAGTGCAGAGCTAGCAATCATAACCGGGTCCCAGGAACAATCGAAGGGGAACACGAAGCAATCTTCAAACACAGCTCCTATCAACAAAAACTCATCTTCAAAAGCCTCAGCGCCAGAGAAATCAAATCCTAATCATGGTAGATTGGACACAGAATTGGCCTTGAAAAAGTTTCTGTCTTCACCAAATGAAGTTGTTCGACCTCTGTCTGGTCTTTCTCCTAACCTTGTTGGAAATGGCTTGTCATCTCAACAGGCGATGCCCAGTTTTCCTGCTTTCCGTTACGAAGCCAACCATCCGGATACCAGGCAGGGTATTTTTAAAGGTTATCGAAGAAACAATATTCCTCACCCACCTTTCTCCGTCAACGAAAAGAAGGTCGAAGTTCCTCATCGTGGCCCATTGCCGTACAAAGGCTCATTTCCTCTGATGTTGCATAAGATTTCACCTTACCTTAAAATGAAGCGAAACCTGAAACTAACATCTTCAAACGGaaagggaaaggaaagaaGGAGATTCCTTGAATTACAAA